TTTGATAACTTCTATCAAAAGTTGGGCACTTTGGATTTAACCAAAACTTTTGAAAATATCCCGCTTGATCTTATTCCAGAGGATTTCCGTATTGTCGTGACTAACGATGCGACTGGTGAAAGAGTAGGAGAGTTAACCAAGGCAGATATTCTTAACCAAAATACACTTCATTTAGAGGGGCTGACACCAGGTTTTTATACCATCACAGAATCTAACTTTGAGATTGAGGGTTGGGATCATATAGGTACAGCTAATATTGATGGGGCAATGCAATTTGGGACGGGAAATCCCATCGAGTATCATTTCTCTATCCCAGGAAGCATCGGCAATAGTGACGTTGTGGTTAACATGTATAATAGCTACTTGAACAGGCCTATTACACCACCAATTCCGCCAGTTTATCCCCTGCAGTTGACCAAGATTGACCAATACGACCGCCTTGTCAATGAGGCGAAGTTCGATCTGGAAGTTTTTGATACCTCAATAGGGGATTCAGGTGAGTGGCGAGTGCTTGTTGCAGGTCTTGAGTCAGGGCAACAAACGGATGGTTTAGTCCAATATGTTGTCACAGAACCGGGGCAATATCGTTTCCACGAAACGCAGCCAGCACCAGGTTATGAGCTAGCAGATAATCCTTACAGTCAAGAAATAACAGTTACTGATGGGCAGGGAGGTCCGATTGACTTTGGTGAGATGGAGAACACTCTTTTCGCACGTATCAAGTTGCATAAGACAAATGTAGAGGCCCAAGACTTACCAGACGCTATCTTCAAAATCGAATTCAGCGAGAGTGAAGACGGCCCGTGGGAAACTATTGCCGAAGGTTTGACAACGGAAGCCGATGGTATTGTTGAAAAAAATGTCGGCAAAGACGGTTACTATCGTTTTATCGAAACACAAGCACCAGGCGGTTTTGTCTTAGACAGCACCCCACGTCAAGTCCATGTCAACGCAGGAGAAACAGGGGAAACAACCTTCTTTGCTGGAGATATGGTCAACCGACCAATCGCAACTCTTCAACTGCGTAAGACAGATGCGGACAGTCACGATTTAGCAGGGGCAGTCTTTAAAGTTGAATTCAGCGAAAATAGAACTGGGCCATGGGAAACTGTCTCAAAACCAGAAGGCATAACTTCTGGCGAAGATGGCCTTGTCCAGCTTGATGTTGAAAAAGACGGTTACTATCGTTTTATCGAAATACAAGCACCAGCCGGCTTTGTCTTAGGCACTACGCCGCGTCAAGTCCGAGTAACCGCAGGAGTAGGCGGACAAGTCCTCTTCTCTGCCGGTAATATGATTAACCATAAACAACAAGGTGAAAATGAACTCAAACCACGTCTTCCGATTGTCGGAGATAACTTGGGTCTAGGGCTCTTCGCTTGTGGTTTAATCTTCCTTCTTGCGGCAGGATTTATATTGTACAAGAAGAAAAAGAGTAAAATTTAAGAAAGACTTTAAAGTAAAGCCTTTCCGAAAATAAAAAAACAAGCAGTGGATCTTTAATCTACTGCTTGTTTTTGCTTTGTCAGCTTATTTATCGTTTACTGGGAAGATAATCTTAGAAGAGCCAAGATCGACTTCATAAGTCACCTCACGGTTATCACGTACGGTATGTTCAAAGTCTGTACTGTAAAGTAAGAGGCGGAGTTTGTCCCCTTTTTCTAGCTGGTGAAGTGTCGGCTGAAGTTTAAGGTTTACGGTCAGCCATTCATTTTCTACGATTGGGCTTATGGTGCGTAAGTCTTCACGGTTTTGCAGATTGAGGAAACCTTTGGTCATAAGTTGATAAGGGCTATCTACCAAAGGAATTTCCATTAGATTTTCCAGCATAAAGTTACGGCCTCGGTCTAGAGCTTTCAAGTCCAGAGTTTGCGCATTTTCTGAGAGACGTTTCTTGCTTCCAAAGTCAAGAAGTTGTGCAGAAAGAAGGGCCTTACTGTCATTGACTTTGATTTTGAGGGTCAGTTCGATTTGACCATTCACTATCAGGTCTTCCGGTACTTCTAAGTCGACCACAGCTGCTTGGGCCTTACCTTCATACAAGTCCTTTTTGAAAGTATGGAAATCTTTACTGTAAGCATTAAAGGTCTCTTCAGCGTAATGATTGTCAAATTTTAGGATAGAAGCAGCTGTTTTGCCGAGCGGCAATTTGACCGTTTCTGCACTGCCCCAGTCGGCTACACCTGTCCAACTTTGAGCTTTGCCATTTTCTTGTAAAACAAGAGGAGGCAAGTTGAGAGTCAGCTTGCGGTCTAAGAGTTTAGCGGTGAAATAACTGTTGATGGTTTCGCTAAAGTCGATGGACTGCCAATTGTTCATATAAATATGAGCGCCGCGATGGAGGAAGGCGTGTTTGACGGTTTCTTTGGGCAGGGCTTGCCAAAAATGGTAGGCTTGATCTGGTGTGACATTCCAATCTTGTAAACCATGCACAATCAGAACGTCTGCCTTGGTGTTTTTTGCATGAGGTAAATAATTTCTGTCGTGCCAATATTGATTGTAATCGCCCGTTGAACGCTCAAGAGCATCAAGCATTTGAGAAAGATGAGCTTCGTACTGCGTATTGTGCGCGAGGAAATCAGCGCCTTGTAGATTACGTGAATAAGTCAGTGCCGCCAAAACATCTAAGTCTTCCCCTGGATAACCACCTGGAGAGCGCACCAAACCATTTTCACGGTAATAAGAGTACCAAGAGGTGATACCGGCTTCAGCTAAGATAACTTCTAGACCATCAATACCGGTCGTTGCGGCGCCATAAGCCATTGTACCCAGGTAGGATTTACCCGTCATCGCAACTTTCCCATTGGCCCAATCAGCAGTAACTTCTTGGGTTCTCTTGCGGGAGCTGAAAGCACGCGCTCGACCATTGAGCCAGTCAATCGCAGCAGTCATACTATAAATTTGTTGGTAATCGCCTGAAGTTTGGAAACCATCAGAATCTAAAGTTCCGACACCAGCCACATAAAGTGAAGCAAAACCACGCGCTAAGAAATAATCATTCAGCGAATAAGTCCAACCGTGTGTGAACTTTTGAGTGGGTGTTTCAGGAGTGGCTTCTAGAGCAGGCTCTTTCTCGTAATTTGGAAGAGCAGGAAGCTGCGTTGTCACGCTGATTTTTCCAGGAGCTTTTTCTTCTAAAGGTACATTCATGTCATGCAATTGCTTGTCATTGGCGATTTCATTTATCCCCAGATGGTAAGGGCTTGCAGTCATAACCGTAGGCAATTGGCCCTCAAACACGGGACGAATAATCTGAACTTTAATCAAATCATTTTTTCCAGTATGATAAGTATCGACTTTAGATTCGACCCAGACTGTTTCACGGATCAGGTTTGCAGTGTCAAAAGTCGCAAGCGATTTGTCATTGAAAAAGTGGTAGGTGTTACTCACAGGAAGCAGACCTTCAGATACCCAGTGTTCCACCAGTGTCATTCCGTTTTTACGACGGCTACAAAGGAGGAGATAAAGCGCACTGATGAGGTTTTCACTGTTCAGTGCTTCCTCATCCACCATGGGCAGATTCACAGATTGTGCAAATTCTTTTGCTTGGTCCACTTGAAACTCAAAATTTGGCACAAAACCCAGTAATTGCAAACTTACCGTCCAAAAGATATTCCATGTGAGCGCTTGTTCTGAGCTTAGGAATTCATGGAAAGAGGCTGTGGGTGTTGCTTGAATGCTTTCACTGTCTACAGGTGCAACCATTAAAAAGTTTTTGAGGATTTTCTTTTCTTCCCAAAAAACAGACCAAGTAAAGCCGAGATGATCCAGCTCAATTAACTGTTCATCAAAGGTTTTTTCAACGATGGAAAAGTGATTAAATTTCATGCAATATCTTCCTTTCGATACACTATTATAGCCATTATATCAGAAAAGAAGCTTTGCTGCTTTGGCATCTCACTTACGGTATGGAGCAAAAATTGAAAAAGAGTGCTATAATAAAAGAGTAAAGAAGAACAAAACAGAGAGGAGAATAATTATGAAATTCAAATTCAGTGGGATTTCTTCATATGAGGAAAAAGCAACACCAAACTTTATGGGGGAAGCAAATTCACACAGTATTATAAAAGAGTTCGACAGCATGGATCAAGCTATTCAGCATGTTGTTGATAACAATGGTTTTATGGTCACAGACAATGGCAAGTTTGCATTCCATGTCCGTACAATCACTCAAGTGGAAGAATAAGAAGTTAAAGGCATGCCAGAGCGCATGTTTTTTATTATCATTCTTTTTGCTTTAGCAAATTAGAATGATAATACGCAGGGAGCGAAGCGAGCTAGAAAAAAATTCGCCTCAGACAAAGAGTAACAAATGTTAGCGACAAAGTATGTACATTTTTTTAAAATAAGTAAGGAGTGTAGAAAAACCTTAATATAAAATTGAAGCCATTATTTTAATAAACGAGTTTAAATGGTGGTATAATAACTCTTGTATTAAAGGAGTAGATGAATAAAAAAGGAAGATGACAAAAGAATTTATAGAATATTTACTGCGATTACTGGAAGAAAAAGAAGTAAATGTTGTGACTCAAAGACGGCATAGTTACGTGATGTATCAAGGCATTGAGTCAGATTATGTGTATATACTTAAAGAAGGTGTAGCTAAAATCAGCAATATTATGAGGGATGGACGTGAGTTTAATATTGCTTATGTAACAGAACCGGATTTTGTTTCCTTGCTGGAAGAAAAGCAAGAAAATGGCATATCAGCTCTTTTCAATGTACGGGTCGAGTCAGAAGAAGCGATTTTTTATCGCGTGCAACGTCAAGAATTTTGGAAGTGGGTAAGGAGTGACTTGACCTTGTTCCGCATCGTTGATGATTTCTATCAAAGAAGGTTAGCCATGAATTTAGAACTCTTGCAAAAGATGACAATCAATGGAAAAAAAGGTGCAGTTTGTGCCTGTATTAATAGCTTGATTAACGAATTTGGGATAAAGAAAAGAAACGGTATTCTGATTGATTTTCCAGTAACAAATGAAGACATTGCCGGCTTTTGTGGCATATCAACACGCAACAGTGTGAATCGTATCATCCGAGATCTTAAAACGGAAGAAATTATTGATATTATTGATAACAGAATTATGGTTTACAACTCAGAATATTTTGAGGATTATATTAGCTAAAAAGACTATATTTAGTCTTTTTTCTTTATAGAATATTGTTAATTTTTAATCTGCAACACAAGAGCAATCGCTTACATGGCGCGGTTTTTCCCCTTTTACCTTGTCTGACAAATTTTCTGTTCAAGAATTCACATCTTTTTAGCCAAAATAAAAAAAACATGCTATAATGTCTATGTATAACAAAAGAGTTTAACATTAGTTAATCTCGTTTTTATTTTGTCATTAATTTTTATTACTTGGAGGAATTCATGGACTATTCATGGACAGTGAAATATCTCACTGAATTTATTGGTACTGCCCTTTTGCTTATTTTGGGTAATGGTGCCGTAGCGAACGTTGAACTTAAAGGTACAAAAGCCTTTGGTCAATCTTGGTTGATTATCGCTTGGGGTTACGGACTTGGTGTAATGTTACCAGCCGTAGCTTTGGGTAATGTCACAGCTCAAATCAACCCAGCCTTTACACTTGGACTTGCAGCATCAGGATTTTTCCCTTGGGCACAAGTACCATTCTATATTCTTGCTCAACTTCTTGGAGCAATGTTTGGTCAGTTGATTGTCGTAATGGTTTACCGCCCTTACTATCTTAAAACGGAAAATCCAAATGCTATTTTAGGAACCTTCTCAACAATCGATAACGTTGATGATGGCACAATCACTACACATACAGGCGCATTGGTTAATGGTTTCTTGAACGAGTTTGTTGGATCATTTGTTCTCTTCTTTGGGGCGATGGGCTTGACAAAACTTTATCGTGGTGTGGAATCCATCAACTGGATGACAAACTACGCGTCTCAACAAGGTGCGGACGTAACAAGCGCTGACGTTACTGGACAAATCGCAGCATCAGTATCAGGTGCAGCATCATCTGCAGCAATCAGCCACGTTGTTCTTGGATTCCTCGTGCTCGTATTGGTTGCTTCACTTGGAGGACCTACAGGTCCTGGTTTGAACCCAGCACGTGACCTTGGACCACGTATCTTGCACTCACTTTTACCAAAATCAATTTTAGGTGAAAACAAAGGGGACAGTAAATGGTGGTATTCATGGGTACCTGTTACAGCGCCTATCCTTGCAGCACTTGCAGCTGTCGCTTTGTTCAAAATCATGTATCTATAATCTTAAAACGCTGAGGAAAGATCGAATAGAACTTTCTGCTTAACAGTCCGTGGCTTTAGCTACAATGTTAATAGCGTATTATGACTGATTAACCCTCATCTTTGGATGAGGGTTTTATTATTTTAAAAGTGGACATTAAAAATTTGTAAAGCTAACTGAAAATTAATTTGATAGAATAAATGCATAGTCAAAAAGCAAAGAAAGAGACTAGGAGAGTAAAAGCGAAAGTTAGCACAGGGAGCTTGCAGCTAGTGAGAGCAAGACTAACGGAAACTTTGAAAATGGCCTAGAAATCGCGTAACAGTGAGTTTACTTTCTAAATAAACTGTTAACGGAGTGGTTCTCGTTATTGAACACATTATTTTTGGGGCAGTCTTGCTTGTCACCAAAGATAATTAGCAAGGCCTAAGACATCTTTTTTTGGTGTTTTACGTGAAATTAGAATGGTACCACGATAATTCGTTTCTATTTATAGAGGCGGATTATTTTTTTTACTTTTGACTATACTGTTATTATTGTCAATAAAGGGGAGACTTATTATGAAAAAGAAAACAAGAAATAAAATTATTGCTGTTGTAGCGCTTGTCGTTGTCGTACTTATCGGTTACTTCTCATTCTTCAAGAAGGATGTTGCTGAGGATAAAACCGTTAAGGTCGGTATTATGTCAGGTTCAAAGGAGAGTACTGAGATTTGGGATGCTGTGGCGAAGACGGCAAAAAATGAATACGGTATTAATCTCAAATTTGTACGCTTCACGGACTATAACCAACCCAATACAGCATTAGTTAACGGCGATGTAGACATTAATGCATTCCAGCATTACGCTTTCCTTAAAGAATGGAATGAGGCCAACAATGCTGATTTACAGCCTATTGGCGATATCTTAGTTTCACCAATTCGCCTTTACTCGAAGAAACATACAGATGTGAAGGACATTCCGAATAAAGGAACAATTGCGGTACCTAATGATACCTCTAACGAAAGTCGCGCCCTTTATGTTTTAGAAAGTGCTGGCCTGATTAAGTTAGACACAAAGGCTGGCGCCTTGGCAACAGTGAAAGATATTACTGAAAATCCAAAAGATTTGACCATCAAAGAATTGGACGGCTCACAAACAGCATCAGCCTTGTCTTCAGTCGATGCAGCCGTTGTCAATAATGACTTTTCTGTTCCTGCAGGTTTGACAAACAAAGAAGTTATTGCAACAGAGCCTTTAAATGAAAATTCGAAACAATGGATTAACATTATTGTGGCTCGAAAAGACGATAAAGACAATCAACTTTATAAAGATGTCGTTAAAGCGTATCAAACCAAAGAAACAGAAGAATTATTTGCAAAATTGTACCCTGAAAAAGGAACAATTCCTGCTTGGAACTT
This window of the Lactococcus garvieae subsp. garvieae genome carries:
- a CDS encoding Xaa-Pro dipeptidyl-peptidase, translated to MKFNHFSIVEKTFDEQLIELDHLGFTWSVFWEEKKILKNFLMVAPVDSESIQATPTASFHEFLSSEQALTWNIFWTVSLQLLGFVPNFEFQVDQAKEFAQSVNLPMVDEEALNSENLISALYLLLCSRRKNGMTLVEHWVSEGLLPVSNTYHFFNDKSLATFDTANLIRETVWVESKVDTYHTGKNDLIKVQIIRPVFEGQLPTVMTASPYHLGINEIANDKQLHDMNVPLEEKAPGKISVTTQLPALPNYEKEPALEATPETPTQKFTHGWTYSLNDYFLARGFASLYVAGVGTLDSDGFQTSGDYQQIYSMTAAIDWLNGRARAFSSRKRTQEVTADWANGKVAMTGKSYLGTMAYGAATTGIDGLEVILAEAGITSWYSYYRENGLVRSPGGYPGEDLDVLAALTYSRNLQGADFLAHNTQYEAHLSQMLDALERSTGDYNQYWHDRNYLPHAKNTKADVLIVHGLQDWNVTPDQAYHFWQALPKETVKHAFLHRGAHIYMNNWQSIDFSETINSYFTAKLLDRKLTLNLPPLVLQENGKAQSWTGVADWGSAETVKLPLGKTAASILKFDNHYAEETFNAYSKDFHTFKKDLYEGKAQAAVVDLEVPEDLIVNGQIELTLKIKVNDSKALLSAQLLDFGSKKRLSENAQTLDLKALDRGRNFMLENLMEIPLVDSPYQLMTKGFLNLQNREDLRTISPIVENEWLTVNLKLQPTLHQLEKGDKLRLLLYSTDFEHTVRDNREVTYEVDLGSSKIIFPVNDK
- a CDS encoding Crp/Fnr family transcriptional regulator, with the translated sequence MTKEFIEYLLRLLEEKEVNVVTQRRHSYVMYQGIESDYVYILKEGVAKISNIMRDGREFNIAYVTEPDFVSLLEEKQENGISALFNVRVESEEAIFYRVQRQEFWKWVRSDLTLFRIVDDFYQRRLAMNLELLQKMTINGKKGAVCACINSLINEFGIKKRNGILIDFPVTNEDIAGFCGISTRNSVNRIIRDLKTEEIIDIIDNRIMVYNSEYFEDYIS
- the gla gene encoding aquaglyceroporin Gla, with the protein product MDYSWTVKYLTEFIGTALLLILGNGAVANVELKGTKAFGQSWLIIAWGYGLGVMLPAVALGNVTAQINPAFTLGLAASGFFPWAQVPFYILAQLLGAMFGQLIVVMVYRPYYLKTENPNAILGTFSTIDNVDDGTITTHTGALVNGFLNEFVGSFVLFFGAMGLTKLYRGVESINWMTNYASQQGADVTSADVTGQIAASVSGAASSAAISHVVLGFLVLVLVASLGGPTGPGLNPARDLGPRILHSLLPKSILGENKGDSKWWYSWVPVTAPILAALAAVALFKIMYL
- a CDS encoding MetQ/NlpA family ABC transporter substrate-binding protein: MKKKTRNKIIAVVALVVVVLIGYFSFFKKDVAEDKTVKVGIMSGSKESTEIWDAVAKTAKNEYGINLKFVRFTDYNQPNTALVNGDVDINAFQHYAFLKEWNEANNADLQPIGDILVSPIRLYSKKHTDVKDIPNKGTIAVPNDTSNESRALYVLESAGLIKLDTKAGALATVKDITENPKDLTIKELDGSQTASALSSVDAAVVNNDFSVPAGLTNKEVIATEPLNENSKQWINIIVARKDDKDNQLYKDVVKAYQTKETEELFAKLYPEKGTIPAWNLKLK